A single region of the Acetivibrio cellulolyticus CD2 genome encodes:
- a CDS encoding 3-dehydroquinate synthase II, whose protein sequence is MSKKLVWFDARNLKDEEKVLPLVYNLRFENLLVSHDMLERIKAPHKMKLIVEVYSEADIEELPKEVVVLSRNKGILREAKAKGYKTALHQNINDGEDMNTAWVDGGCQDYLVVEFKDSTNIPLELLIARLQQTDTVILKAVNSVQEAEIAFGVMEVGSDGVLFRSEDLEQILEVNNFMSKEEKGKLELVKGKVVDIQHIGMGYRSCIDTTNLMKENEGMLIGSTSEGGILVSSETHFLPYMELRPFRVNAGAVHSYVWAPEGMTAYLTELKAGSRLLCVDTEGNTREVSVGRVKTELRPLLKIEVEAEGVNINVIVQDDWHIRILGGNGEPCNASTLKPGDELLTYICPGGRHVGIKIDERLKEK, encoded by the coding sequence ATGAGTAAAAAATTAGTATGGTTTGATGCTAGAAATTTGAAAGATGAAGAAAAAGTTTTGCCCCTGGTTTACAATCTCCGTTTTGAGAATTTATTGGTTTCGCACGATATGCTTGAGAGAATTAAGGCGCCTCATAAAATGAAACTTATAGTTGAGGTATATAGCGAGGCGGATATTGAAGAACTTCCAAAGGAAGTTGTTGTTTTATCAAGAAACAAGGGTATTCTTAGGGAAGCTAAGGCAAAAGGGTATAAAACAGCGCTGCACCAGAACATCAATGACGGGGAGGATATGAACACGGCCTGGGTGGATGGAGGCTGCCAGGATTACCTTGTAGTTGAGTTTAAAGATTCCACAAATATTCCTCTGGAATTGCTGATTGCACGTTTGCAGCAAACCGATACGGTAATTTTAAAAGCTGTTAATAGTGTACAGGAAGCTGAGATTGCCTTCGGGGTAATGGAGGTTGGAAGCGACGGTGTTCTGTTTAGAAGCGAAGATCTAGAACAAATTCTGGAGGTAAACAATTTTATGTCAAAAGAGGAAAAAGGTAAACTCGAACTGGTTAAAGGCAAAGTTGTAGATATTCAGCATATAGGAATGGGATATAGATCCTGTATAGATACTACAAATCTCATGAAGGAAAACGAAGGCATGCTGATAGGATCAACATCTGAAGGTGGTATTCTGGTTAGTTCTGAGACACATTTCCTTCCGTATATGGAACTGAGACCTTTCAGGGTTAATGCAGGTGCAGTTCATTCATATGTTTGGGCTCCCGAAGGTATGACTGCTTACCTTACAGAGCTTAAGGCAGGAAGCAGGCTGCTGTGCGTCGATACTGAAGGCAATACCAGGGAAGTATCTGTAGGTAGAGTAAAAACAGAACTGAGACCACTTTTGAAGATTGAAGTTGAAGCTGAAGGTGTAAACATCAATGTTATAGTCCAGGATGACTGGCATATACGCATACTCGGAGGAAACGGTGAGCCGTGCAATGCTTCTACACTCAAGCCTGGTGATGAGTTATTGACATATATTTGTCCTGGTGGACGCCATGTAGGAATTAAAATAGACGAAAGGTTGAAGGAAAAATAA
- a CDS encoding pdpb, protein MTELFDYLRDLTGRSVLPVEFLGDKACVLNRWLVKSELADDFTDDAIEPHLVPEGDLLMPHEFGGSSKEKPESNWRYYISGELYAFYKYNAHHKLFSNDKNKYLYFVNSVYCTKEQDIVVHLHTLQPTPIRIWINGNLVFSSNPYYVIEKAFFMYHFNEGQNTILVERLSWSKDKMPPMGLDTFAIDLKPYSLVLDEEFNNGFLDDKFSWDIYNTYRIVPYRTVFDKDQDISLVVLPKYFKEGNEEEIQVSVINSKGEVVSSCNTSTSKKINLSLDSDVKGALLVTVQGINESESSVIYIYRGNFEEETSRLVRLAEERGDLSEDIINTLKGLRAIPDVGTNLIKGYVEFINDIMFEQILQKYYEFEKFLYLPEGKDKKQIFDVFDSSVMMFKDLGIDETFIPYSIYLPKGYSPKKDYPLMVYLMFGYGGSTYDDPPIFINQGDFSDAIALCISARGTLNNDYIHEVNVVKIISEVAERFNVGRKNIFVTGICNGAIRSINLAMRFPDLFSAVGSFGGTARLELKNPDYEYIKNLDNTMLYSFCNVDDFTFNSARILYSLKHFKNYKNWIFHDLAHNEYQDLLSSEKLMKEVIKEKRISYPKSIRYKTYEPIYNKAYWVRIEYMEDLSRIASIEAQIKDENTIDIKTDNIRSFSILIDREAMELGRDIRLHVDGMDLKLCIDKFSKHIIVKEDGKLKCDAITLSEDSFAKEYDHIGADENLMGIKQLYFKKCTIVKPDTFKDSKNALAKKLPAILQSPIKEKNLNYTYNMVCESEADRNLLSQGNFIYVVDLNKAYTEFEALWSDIELEFDKNHINYRKNKFTGDYFAVVKCKNPYNNSNHALFVIYNSDKAGDELVSFLNTFDINSLFYSEAIVYNNGNYYSYR, encoded by the coding sequence ATGACTGAATTATTTGATTATTTAAGAGATTTAACCGGACGATCTGTCTTACCTGTTGAGTTTTTAGGAGACAAAGCTTGTGTACTAAATAGATGGCTTGTAAAAAGTGAATTGGCAGATGATTTTACAGATGACGCCATTGAACCGCACCTGGTTCCAGAAGGCGATTTGCTTATGCCTCATGAATTCGGAGGAAGTTCCAAGGAAAAACCCGAGAGTAACTGGAGGTATTATATTTCCGGTGAGCTGTATGCTTTTTACAAGTATAATGCCCACCATAAGCTGTTTTCCAATGATAAAAACAAGTATCTGTACTTTGTGAACAGTGTTTACTGCACAAAGGAACAGGATATTGTCGTACACCTTCACACATTGCAGCCAACTCCTATAAGAATATGGATTAATGGTAATCTGGTATTTTCAAGCAATCCTTACTATGTTATAGAGAAAGCCTTTTTTATGTATCATTTCAACGAAGGTCAGAACACAATTCTTGTAGAAAGGTTATCCTGGTCAAAAGATAAAATGCCTCCTATGGGGTTGGATACTTTTGCGATAGATTTGAAACCATATAGTCTTGTGTTGGATGAGGAATTTAATAACGGGTTTTTAGATGATAAGTTTTCTTGGGATATTTATAATACATATCGTATTGTTCCTTATAGAACGGTATTTGATAAAGATCAGGATATAAGTCTTGTAGTATTGCCAAAGTATTTTAAGGAAGGAAATGAAGAAGAAATACAAGTAAGTGTAATCAATTCAAAAGGCGAAGTGGTTTCATCTTGCAATACTTCAACTTCAAAGAAAATAAATTTAAGTCTGGACAGCGATGTCAAAGGTGCTTTGCTAGTTACGGTTCAGGGAATCAACGAAAGCGAAAGCTCTGTGATTTATATTTACCGCGGGAACTTTGAGGAAGAAACCAGCAGGTTGGTGAGGCTTGCAGAAGAGAGAGGCGATTTAAGCGAAGACATTATAAATACATTAAAGGGATTGAGAGCAATACCTGATGTTGGAACCAACCTTATCAAAGGCTATGTTGAGTTTATAAACGACATAATGTTTGAGCAGATATTGCAAAAATATTATGAGTTTGAGAAGTTCCTTTATTTACCTGAAGGTAAGGACAAGAAGCAAATATTTGACGTGTTTGATTCAAGTGTCATGATGTTTAAAGATTTGGGTATTGACGAAACTTTTATACCTTACAGCATTTATTTGCCTAAAGGATATTCCCCAAAAAAGGATTATCCGCTAATGGTATATCTGATGTTTGGTTATGGCGGTTCAACCTATGACGATCCGCCCATATTTATAAACCAGGGCGATTTCAGCGATGCAATAGCACTATGTATTAGTGCAAGGGGTACGCTGAACAATGACTATATTCATGAAGTAAACGTTGTGAAAATTATAAGTGAAGTTGCGGAAAGGTTTAATGTAGGCAGGAAAAATATATTTGTAACAGGAATTTGCAATGGTGCCATCAGAAGCATAAATCTTGCAATGAGATTTCCGGATTTGTTCTCTGCAGTTGGATCCTTTGGAGGTACTGCCAGATTGGAACTTAAAAATCCTGATTATGAGTATATTAAAAACCTTGATAATACCATGCTGTACTCATTCTGCAACGTCGACGACTTCACCTTCAACAGTGCAAGAATTTTATATTCTTTAAAGCATTTTAAGAATTATAAGAACTGGATTTTTCACGATCTGGCGCATAATGAGTATCAGGACTTGCTTAGTTCCGAAAAGCTGATGAAAGAGGTAATTAAAGAAAAGAGAATCAGCTATCCAAAGAGCATACGTTATAAGACTTATGAGCCAATATACAACAAAGCATATTGGGTCAGGATTGAATATATGGAAGACTTAAGCAGGATAGCTTCTATAGAAGCTCAAATTAAGGATGAAAACACAATAGATATTAAAACCGATAACATAAGATCCTTTAGCATTCTGATAGACAGGGAAGCTATGGAACTTGGCAGAGACATTCGATTGCATGTAGACGGTATGGATTTAAAGCTCTGTATAGATAAATTTTCAAAGCATATTATCGTGAAAGAGGATGGAAAACTGAAGTGTGATGCCATTACGCTTTCGGAAGATAGTTTTGCAAAGGAATATGATCATATCGGTGCAGATGAAAATCTAATGGGTATTAAGCAGCTTTACTTTAAAAAGTGTACAATTGTGAAGCCTGATACGTTTAAGGACAGTAAAAATGCTTTAGCCAAGAAGTTGCCGGCAATTTTGCAAAGTCCGATTAAGGAGAAGAACTTGAACTATACATACAATATGGTTTGTGAAAGTGAAGCTGACAGGAATTTGTTAAGTCAGGGAAACTTCATATATGTTGTGGATTTGAACAAGGCATATACAGAATTTGAGGCTCTATGGAGTGACATAGAACTTGAATTCGATAAAAACCATATAAATTATAGGAAGAACAAATTTACAGGAGATTACTTTGCTGTAGTAAAATGTAAAAACCCATATAACAATAGCAATCATGCTTTATTTGTCATTTATAACAGTGACAAGGCAGGGGACGAATTAGTCAGCTTTTTAAATACTTTCGATATCAACTCACTGTTCTATAGTGAAGCAATTGTATATAACAACGGAAATTACTATTCTTACAGATAA
- a CDS encoding arylamine N-acetyltransferase family protein has translation MGGNELNLEAYLDRINYNGKTDVSFDTLQGLHICHAINVPFENLDIIRGKEILIDKDSIYRKIVLNNRGGCCSELNILFEFLLKSIGFKVRHLMGRPITDNNSINARIHQLLLVEAEGRKWLADVGFGGSGLIAPLPFEEGIVEKQFTECFRLISDETHGYILQHKRLDEYRSLYSFTLDESYPSDHMVANYFCSKSPYTIFTRKKFCTRATKSGRITLTGKELKIRNNGESTSAIIDDEMEYDRVLKDYFNLVI, from the coding sequence ATGGGTGGCAATGAACTAAACCTGGAGGCCTATCTGGATAGGATAAATTACAACGGCAAAACAGATGTTTCATTTGATACGCTTCAAGGACTCCATATCTGCCATGCAATTAACGTACCCTTTGAAAATCTGGATATTATCCGCGGCAAGGAAATATTAATTGATAAAGATTCGATATATAGAAAAATCGTTTTAAATAATCGGGGAGGATGCTGTTCAGAATTAAACATTCTGTTTGAGTTTTTGCTTAAAAGTATTGGATTTAAGGTCCGCCATCTTATGGGAAGGCCTATTACCGATAACAACTCGATTAATGCAAGGATTCACCAGTTGCTTCTTGTTGAAGCTGAGGGGCGTAAATGGTTGGCTGATGTTGGATTTGGAGGCAGTGGGCTTATAGCACCGCTGCCTTTTGAAGAGGGCATAGTTGAAAAACAGTTTACTGAGTGCTTCAGATTAATTAGTGATGAAACACATGGGTATATACTGCAGCATAAGCGTTTGGACGAATACCGCAGCCTATATTCTTTTACACTGGATGAAAGCTATCCTTCAGACCATATGGTGGCAAATTATTTTTGTTCCAAATCTCCATACACGATTTTTACAAGGAAAAAATTCTGTACTAGAGCTACAAAAAGTGGACGTATAACTTTGACGGGCAAGGAACTGAAAATAAGGAACAATGGAGAAAGCACAAGCGCAATAATAGATGATGAGATGGAATACGACAGGGTTCTGAAGGATTATTTCAATTTGGTAATCTAG
- a CDS encoding non-ribosomal peptide synthetase: MMKEKEKKSTVLLEKGIEEAKKYWLEKLSAEMCSASLSFDFMRSQEYEKAKCEISFDRSTVDKLLEIIGDSELDLYISLLSVYKVLLFKYTGQEDITVASPVFGADCKTNRVIPVRDAIDDEISFKELVNKVAKSVTEAYENQCYPIAELVKMLGMAENKNSFANTVLIFENIHERELCIEEEALQAVFVSFRKEGKKLSGNITYNSKVYSEDTIKRLSNRYSHVLSQVLKDMNIKIADIELITKDERKQILTEFNKTTTQFPWDKTICELFEEQAEKVPENTALIFGNKAMTYRELNTRSNQLARLLREKIGGISSNPVIGIMMERSMEMLIGILGILKAGGAYLPIDPGHPTDRIRHMLEDSKAALLLTEEKLFENWKSLDIQVINIKDELLYNGDGSNLPKLNKSTDLAYVMYTSGSTGKPKGNLITHYNISRVVRNTNYIDISSKDTLLQLSNYAFDGSVFDIYGALLNGAKLVLVNKETILDMPSLSELIKNQGITVFFLTTALFNTLVDINIGCFENIRKVLFGGERVSIPHVRKALEYMGPGRIIHVYGPTESTVYATYHFVDKIDINAVTIPIGKPLSNTQVYIVGKNNRLQPIGVPGELCISGQGLAGGYLNNPELTKEKFVSNPFEKELSDLNPDFPSDVMYRTGDLARWLPDGNIEFLGRIDYQVKIRGFRIELEEIENQLMAHEAVKETVVIDRIAEDGTKYLCAYFASDKKLAPTQLMEHLSQTLPDYMIPSYFVQMDNLPLTLNGKVNRKALPEPDRRMNEDNDYSSPANDTEKKLAEVWQQVLGVDKVSTTGRFLEMGGDSIKAIKIAAEAAKLGINIKVSDIFKFRTISKIADSVKNTGVHEKTLNDEAMGKTDSCKLLEVNSGKKCGSKNRDIRILPINLQTDVTTYLHRSLPLCAVLSDEKNYPWFYRHFIQVFSTTHTYGTIRLEYLEKMNFYSEIYDEVCYGYKDLEAVEDIIKFIVDKIDSGHYIIINVDEYYLRQKNRYMKEHFVHQQLVYGYDNVQRKIMAVGFDSERIFTDIEFDYNDFAESYEKGKVNCNEFITWVNERAIQTLTPKDIRGEYDFGPGYFGEQLNKYLNSSNANDETVYDFASTEDLKKCDPVRFGIDYHDALIQHIQNVLNGNFTVYYNCFHLLYEHKKGIIDRLQYICKTCNDTEELEVLIEEYSKILAKANAIRLKAFEMDCEAENTEEHVNPMQTLPYEYIKPIMENFIDEIRLIKSEENLVLKRAVSFLSAMH, translated from the coding sequence ATGATGAAAGAAAAAGAAAAGAAAAGCACTGTCCTGTTAGAAAAAGGGATAGAAGAAGCTAAAAAATACTGGCTTGAAAAACTATCTGCGGAAATGTGCAGCGCAAGCCTTTCGTTTGATTTTATGAGATCTCAGGAATACGAAAAAGCGAAATGCGAAATAAGCTTTGATAGAAGCACCGTGGATAAACTATTGGAAATTATCGGAGATAGTGAACTGGATTTATATATTTCGCTGTTATCGGTATATAAGGTTTTGCTTTTCAAATATACAGGCCAGGAGGATATAACTGTTGCATCACCTGTGTTTGGTGCGGATTGTAAAACTAACCGGGTTATACCTGTAAGGGACGCTATTGATGACGAAATTTCTTTTAAAGAATTGGTCAACAAGGTTGCAAAGTCAGTAACTGAGGCATATGAAAATCAATGCTATCCAATTGCCGAATTAGTTAAGATGCTTGGCATGGCAGAGAATAAAAACTCATTCGCCAATACGGTTTTGATATTTGAGAACATTCACGAAAGAGAACTTTGCATTGAGGAGGAAGCTTTACAGGCTGTTTTTGTTTCATTCAGAAAAGAAGGAAAAAAACTCTCAGGAAACATTACCTATAACTCAAAAGTTTACAGTGAGGACACAATAAAGAGATTATCCAATAGGTATTCCCATGTATTGAGCCAGGTTTTAAAGGACATGAACATAAAAATTGCTGATATCGAGCTGATTACGAAGGATGAGAGAAAACAAATCCTGACGGAATTTAATAAAACAACCACTCAGTTTCCATGGGACAAAACAATATGTGAGTTGTTTGAGGAGCAGGCGGAAAAAGTTCCTGAAAATACTGCCCTGATATTTGGGAATAAAGCTATGACCTATAGGGAACTCAACACAAGGTCTAACCAGCTTGCCAGGTTGTTGCGGGAAAAGATAGGTGGAATTTCATCAAATCCCGTAATAGGGATTATGATGGAACGTTCCATGGAAATGCTTATAGGTATATTGGGCATATTAAAGGCTGGTGGAGCATACTTGCCGATAGATCCCGGACACCCCACGGACAGGATACGACATATGCTTGAGGATAGTAAAGCTGCCTTATTGTTGACAGAAGAGAAGCTTTTTGAAAACTGGAAGAGTTTAGACATCCAGGTGATCAATATTAAAGATGAACTGTTATACAATGGTGACGGTTCAAACCTTCCAAAGCTTAATAAATCTACAGACCTTGCCTACGTAATGTATACGTCAGGTTCAACTGGAAAGCCAAAAGGTAATCTTATTACTCATTACAATATCAGCAGAGTGGTGAGGAATACTAACTATATCGATATTAGCAGCAAGGATACCTTGCTTCAGCTTTCAAACTATGCTTTTGATGGCTCGGTATTTGATATTTACGGCGCGTTGTTAAACGGTGCGAAGTTGGTTCTTGTAAACAAGGAAACCATACTTGATATGCCTTCGCTTTCTGAGCTTATAAAAAATCAGGGGATAACGGTATTCTTTCTAACAACTGCATTGTTTAATACGTTAGTAGATATAAATATAGGCTGTTTTGAGAATATAAGAAAAGTATTGTTTGGCGGAGAAAGAGTTTCAATTCCACATGTGAGAAAAGCTTTAGAATACATGGGTCCGGGCAGGATAATTCATGTCTATGGTCCAACCGAGAGTACAGTTTACGCAACATATCATTTTGTAGACAAAATTGATATAAATGCTGTGACGATACCTATAGGCAAGCCGCTTTCAAATACTCAGGTATATATCGTAGGGAAAAATAACCGTTTACAGCCCATAGGAGTTCCCGGAGAACTGTGTATTTCCGGTCAGGGATTGGCAGGAGGGTATTTGAATAATCCGGAGTTAACAAAAGAGAAGTTTGTATCAAACCCGTTCGAAAAAGAATTGTCGGATTTAAACCCTGATTTTCCATCGGATGTTATGTACAGAACCGGAGATCTTGCTAGATGGCTTCCTGACGGAAATATAGAGTTTTTAGGGAGAATTGACTACCAGGTGAAAATAAGAGGATTTCGAATAGAACTTGAAGAGATTGAAAATCAGCTTATGGCACATGAGGCAGTAAAGGAAACTGTAGTAATTGACAGGATAGCAGAAGATGGCACTAAATATTTATGCGCTTATTTTGCAAGTGACAAAAAACTCGCACCAACACAGCTGATGGAACATCTGTCCCAAACCTTGCCGGACTATATGATACCTTCTTATTTTGTACAAATGGATAATCTCCCTCTTACATTAAACGGAAAGGTAAACAGAAAAGCTTTGCCGGAGCCGGACAGACGTATGAATGAAGATAATGATTACAGTTCTCCTGCTAATGATACTGAAAAGAAGCTGGCAGAGGTGTGGCAGCAGGTTCTTGGAGTTGATAAAGTAAGTACAACAGGCAGATTTCTTGAGATGGGTGGAGACTCCATAAAAGCTATAAAAATAGCAGCAGAAGCTGCTAAATTGGGTATAAACATAAAAGTCAGCGATATATTTAAGTTCAGAACCATATCCAAAATAGCAGATAGCGTTAAAAACACAGGAGTGCATGAAAAGACGCTTAATGATGAAGCAATGGGGAAAACTGACTCATGTAAGCTTTTAGAAGTCAATTCCGGAAAGAAATGTGGAAGTAAAAACCGGGATATAAGGATACTGCCAATAAATCTGCAAACCGACGTTACAACATACCTTCACAGGTCATTGCCGTTATGTGCCGTCTTAAGTGATGAGAAAAACTACCCTTGGTTTTACAGACATTTTATACAGGTCTTTTCAACTACCCATACATACGGCACAATAAGGCTGGAATATCTTGAAAAGATGAACTTTTACTCGGAAATATATGATGAGGTCTGTTATGGATATAAAGACTTGGAAGCTGTAGAAGATATTATAAAGTTCATAGTTGATAAAATAGACTCAGGACACTATATAATCATTAATGTAGATGAGTACTATCTGCGTCAGAAAAACAGATATATGAAGGAACACTTTGTACACCAGCAGCTTGTCTATGGGTATGACAATGTTCAAAGAAAAATTATGGCAGTGGGTTTTGACAGTGAACGGATATTTACGGATATTGAATTTGATTATAATGATTTCGCAGAGTCCTATGAAAAGGGAAAAGTGAATTGCAATGAATTCATTACATGGGTTAATGAAAGAGCAATACAAACACTTACACCAAAGGACATAAGGGGAGAGTACGATTTTGGTCCGGGGTATTTCGGAGAACAGTTGAACAAATATCTAAATTCTTCAAATGCCAATGATGAAACTGTATATGATTTTGCATCTACAGAGGACCTCAAGAAATGTGATCCCGTCAGGTTTGGCATTGATTATCACGATGCCTTGATACAGCACATTCAAAATGTGCTAAACGGAAACTTTACTGTATATTACAACTGTTTCCACCTGCTTTATGAACATAAAAAGGGGATAATTGACAGACTGCAATATATATGCAAAACATGCAACGACACTGAAGAACTTGAAGTACTTATTGAGGAATATTCCAAGATATTAGCCAAGGCAAATGCAATCAGGCTTAAGGCTTTTGAAATGGACTGCGAAGCTGAAAATACCGAAGAGCATGTTAACCCGATGCAAACATTGCCCTACGAATATATCAAGCCCATAATGGAGAATTTTATTGATGAGATACGATTGATAAAAAGTGAGGAGAATTTGGTGCTTAAACGGGCTGTAAGTTTTCTTTCAGCTATGCATTAA
- a CDS encoding macrolide family glycosyltransferase, producing the protein MSKVLFMNMPAHGHINPTLGLVEELIGRGEEVTYLTGEEFREKIEKTGAKFKSFRFYLDDKDEDTDTSASEVPYEVKEAVKMLERVVKTCQSVFEVVFSGEEKYDYVIYDSMFIIGAEIGKALNVPTICSHTTLVNAFEAPSNPEGLECFMGEFEHVLNSIKEMEETYGIRFPDVISGYPVAEGMLNLVYTSRYFHPVVKGIDDSYKFIGISVADRKEKMAFPFEKIADKKVIYISLGTIFNDSIEFYESCFEAFKDMDVKVVMSIGNRIDIGAFKSIPDNFIVLPYVPQLEVLKQTDIFITHGGPNSVNEALYNNVPMILVPQYADQFAVAYRVEELGAGINIEKDKVNANLLKEAVTRVLSDKSFKVNSEKIGDSLKDAGGVSIGADEILEFVSSCCEE; encoded by the coding sequence ATGTCAAAAGTACTTTTTATGAATATGCCGGCTCACGGACATATTAATCCAACATTAGGGTTGGTCGAAGAATTGATTGGAAGAGGTGAGGAGGTTACTTACCTGACTGGAGAGGAATTTAGAGAAAAAATTGAAAAAACCGGGGCTAAGTTTAAAAGCTTTAGGTTTTATCTTGATGATAAAGATGAGGACACAGATACTTCAGCAAGTGAAGTGCCTTATGAAGTTAAAGAAGCGGTAAAAATGCTCGAACGTGTTGTGAAAACCTGTCAGAGTGTATTTGAAGTGGTATTTAGCGGTGAAGAAAAGTATGATTATGTTATTTATGATTCTATGTTCATTATAGGTGCAGAAATTGGAAAAGCTTTAAATGTACCTACAATTTGTTCACATACTACATTGGTAAATGCGTTTGAAGCCCCATCCAATCCGGAGGGGTTGGAATGCTTTATGGGAGAATTCGAGCATGTATTAAACAGCATAAAGGAAATGGAAGAAACTTATGGCATAAGATTCCCGGATGTTATTTCCGGTTATCCTGTAGCTGAAGGTATGCTCAATCTGGTATATACCTCCAGATATTTTCACCCTGTTGTTAAAGGGATTGATGACAGCTACAAATTTATAGGTATATCAGTAGCGGATAGAAAAGAAAAAATGGCCTTTCCTTTTGAAAAAATCGCAGATAAAAAAGTCATTTATATATCGTTAGGAACAATATTCAATGACAGTATAGAGTTTTATGAATCATGCTTTGAAGCCTTTAAGGATATGGATGTGAAGGTTGTTATGTCCATAGGTAACAGGATTGATATCGGCGCTTTTAAATCTATTCCGGATAACTTTATTGTACTTCCCTATGTTCCGCAGCTTGAAGTATTAAAACAGACGGATATTTTTATCACGCATGGAGGACCAAACAGTGTAAATGAAGCCCTCTACAATAATGTTCCGATGATTTTGGTTCCGCAGTATGCTGACCAGTTTGCTGTTGCATACAGGGTAGAGGAACTAGGTGCAGGAATTAATATCGAGAAGGATAAGGTTAATGCTAATTTACTGAAGGAAGCTGTAACCAGAGTTTTGTCGGACAAGAGCTTTAAAGTAAACAGTGAGAAAATTGGTGATTCGCTAAAGGATGCAGGGGGAGTCAGCATAGGTGCCGATGAGATATTGGAGTTTGTAAGCAGTTGCTGTGAAGAATAG